One Mangrovimonas cancribranchiae DNA segment encodes these proteins:
- a CDS encoding HDIG domain-containing metalloprotein: MKDFINSLYRNHSLVYKILLYISATFLIVYLFPKSGKFKYNFERGKPWQSENLYAPFDFAIKKTTSEVNTEKNEVRNQSVLYFNLEADVKQQVITSFLQDYKSLLSDSLQGHRESNIISAGENIIDRLYKKGVLDQDYDFPLNKKVVILENRIERSSGIYSDLTKQSDLRTIINSELVKNNLEEYFNQFTSLFFDIVEPNLTYNKVFTEKALQNELSKISYTRGSVERETLIISKGEVVEGDKYQKLKSLEAEYESQVWSDSNYNWIVFAYTLLVALALLMLLLFLRKYRPEVFENNTKVTFIFFNIFLMVLLTTLVVNFDAQYIYVVPICILPLVLKAFFDARLGLFSHVITVLLLGSIVSNSYEYMFLQIIAGIVTILTVSELYKRANLFISVGQITMIYIVAYFAFFVIHEGSVENLKWETFGLFVLCGLATLFVQPLIYVYEKIFGLVSDVSLLELSDTNSKLLKELSNKAPGTFHHSLNVANLAEASANEIGANAMLVRVGALYHDIGKMKNPTYFTENQSTGINPHDELSSKESASIIIDHVINGIEIAKKNNLPDRVIDFIRTHHGTSVVYYFYSKEKKLNEEVDKTDFTYPGPKPFSKETAILMMCDSVEAASKSLKEPTSTKIDSFVENIINKQMAEEQFLNANITFKEIQAIKKVLKRKLANIYHLRIEYPE; this comes from the coding sequence ATGAAAGACTTTATTAATTCGCTTTATCGTAATCATTCGCTTGTTTACAAGATTTTACTCTACATAAGCGCCACGTTTTTAATTGTTTATTTGTTTCCTAAAAGTGGGAAGTTTAAATATAATTTTGAGCGCGGTAAGCCATGGCAGTCCGAAAATCTTTATGCGCCTTTTGATTTTGCTATAAAGAAAACAACCTCTGAGGTCAATACAGAAAAAAATGAGGTAAGAAATCAGTCTGTGTTATATTTTAACCTAGAAGCAGACGTTAAGCAACAGGTGATAACGTCCTTTTTACAAGATTATAAAAGCCTTCTTTCAGATTCTTTACAAGGACATAGAGAAAGCAATATTATAAGTGCTGGAGAGAATATTATTGACAGATTATATAAAAAAGGGGTTTTAGACCAAGATTATGACTTTCCTTTAAATAAAAAAGTGGTTATTCTAGAAAACAGAATCGAGCGAAGTTCTGGAATATATAGTGACCTAACGAAACAAAGTGATTTAAGAACAATAATAAATAGCGAATTAGTTAAAAATAATTTAGAAGAGTATTTTAATCAATTCACTTCATTGTTTTTTGATATTGTTGAGCCCAATTTAACCTATAACAAAGTGTTTACAGAGAAAGCACTTCAAAATGAGTTAAGCAAAATTTCATACACACGAGGAAGCGTAGAACGCGAAACATTAATCATTTCAAAAGGTGAAGTTGTAGAGGGCGATAAATATCAAAAGTTAAAATCGCTTGAAGCCGAATATGAATCTCAAGTTTGGAGCGACTCTAATTATAACTGGATTGTGTTTGCTTATACACTATTAGTTGCTTTAGCTTTACTCATGTTATTATTGTTTTTACGAAAATACAGACCAGAAGTTTTTGAAAATAATACTAAAGTAACCTTTATCTTTTTCAATATCTTTTTAATGGTATTGCTAACTACTTTGGTTGTTAATTTTGATGCGCAATATATTTACGTGGTTCCTATATGTATTTTGCCTTTAGTTCTTAAAGCCTTTTTCGATGCTAGGTTAGGGCTATTTTCTCATGTAATAACTGTATTATTATTAGGATCTATAGTGTCGAATAGTTACGAGTATATGTTTTTGCAAATTATAGCAGGAATAGTAACCATATTAACAGTTTCAGAGCTGTATAAAAGGGCTAATTTATTTATTTCGGTAGGACAAATAACCATGATTTATATTGTGGCTTATTTTGCTTTTTTTGTAATTCATGAAGGCAGTGTTGAAAACTTAAAATGGGAAACCTTTGGACTGTTTGTATTGTGTGGTTTGGCAACCTTATTTGTACAACCATTAATTTATGTTTACGAAAAAATATTTGGTTTAGTATCAGATGTGTCATTATTGGAATTATCTGACACCAATTCTAAACTACTAAAAGAGCTATCCAATAAAGCACCCGGTACGTTTCACCATTCGTTAAATGTAGCCAATTTAGCAGAAGCTTCGGCAAATGAAATAGGTGCCAATGCTATGCTGGTTAGAGTAGGGGCACTGTATCACGATATTGGAAAAATGAAAAACCCTACTTATTTTACCGAAAACCAATCTACAGGAATTAATCCGCATGATGAGCTATCTTCAAAAGAAAGTGCTAGTATTATTATAGACCATGTTATTAATGGTATTGAAATTGCCAAAAAGAACAATTTACCAGATCGTGTTATAGATTTTATTAGAACACATCACGGAACAAGTGTCGTGTACTATTTTTATTCTAAAGAGAAAAAACTAAACGAAGAAGTAGATAAAACCGATTTTACTTATCCAGGTCCCAAACCATTTAGTAAAGAAACCGCGATATTAATGATGTGTGATAGTGTTGAAGCAGCCTCGAAAAGTTTAAAAGAACCTACATCGACTAAGATTGATAGTTTTGTGGAAAATATTATCAATAAACAAATGGCTGAAGAACAATTTTTAAACGCCAACATTACGTTTAAAGAAATTCAAGCCATTAAAAAAGTGCTAAAACGCAAATTAGCAAACATTTACCATTTAAGAATTGAATATCCTGAATAA
- a CDS encoding acetyl-CoA C-acyltransferase: MSKEVVIVSAARTPIGSFLGGLSTIPAPKLGAVAIKGALEKINLDPSQVQEVIMGNVVQAGTGQAPARQAAIYAGISENVPCTTVNKVCASGMKSVMQAAQAIALGDAEVVVAGGMENMSLIPHYYHARSSKKFGPAVMEDGMQKDGLVDAYDNNAMGVCADACAVEYDFSREDQDAFAMESYKRSAAAWDAGKFDNEVVPVEVPQRRGEPVIVSKDEEYTNVKLEKIPALRPAFTKEGTVTAANASTINDGAGAMVLMSKDKAEELGLKPLAIIKSYADAAQDPKWFTTAPAKALPIALNKANISLDDVDFFEFNEAFSVVGLANMKILGLNDSNVNVNGGAVSLGHPLGCSGVRILITLLNVLEQNNAKIGAAAICNGGGGASAMIIERA, from the coding sequence ATGAGTAAAGAAGTCGTTATTGTATCTGCAGCTAGAACTCCTATAGGAAGCTTTTTAGGAGGATTATCAACTATTCCAGCTCCTAAATTAGGTGCTGTCGCCATAAAAGGTGCGTTAGAAAAAATAAATCTAGATCCAAGTCAGGTTCAAGAGGTTATTATGGGAAATGTTGTTCAAGCTGGTACAGGTCAAGCTCCTGCTAGACAAGCGGCTATTTACGCAGGTATTTCAGAAAACGTTCCTTGTACTACAGTTAATAAAGTATGTGCTTCAGGAATGAAAAGTGTTATGCAAGCTGCCCAAGCTATTGCTTTAGGTGATGCTGAGGTTGTTGTGGCAGGTGGTATGGAAAATATGAGTTTAATACCTCACTACTACCATGCAAGAAGTAGCAAGAAATTTGGTCCTGCCGTTATGGAAGATGGTATGCAAAAAGATGGCCTTGTAGATGCTTACGATAATAATGCAATGGGTGTTTGTGCCGATGCTTGTGCTGTAGAATATGATTTTTCTAGAGAAGACCAAGATGCTTTTGCTATGGAGTCTTATAAAAGATCTGCCGCTGCTTGGGATGCAGGAAAGTTTGACAATGAAGTAGTGCCTGTTGAAGTTCCTCAGCGTCGTGGAGAACCAGTAATTGTTTCAAAAGATGAAGAATATACTAACGTAAAATTAGAAAAAATTCCAGCATTACGCCCAGCATTTACAAAAGAAGGAACCGTAACCGCTGCCAATGCTTCTACTATAAACGATGGAGCTGGTGCCATGGTACTTATGAGTAAAGATAAAGCTGAAGAGTTAGGGCTTAAACCTTTAGCTATTATAAAAAGTTATGCCGATGCAGCACAAGACCCAAAATGGTTTACTACTGCTCCTGCAAAAGCGCTACCAATTGCCTTAAATAAAGCTAACATTAGCTTAGACGATGTTGACTTTTTTGAGTTTAACGAAGCCTTCTCTGTTGTTGGATTAGCTAATATGAAAATTTTAGGATTAAACGATAGTAATGTTAATGTTAATGGTGGAGCCGTTTCTTTAGGACATCCATTAGGATGCTCAGGTGTTCGTATTCTTATAACACTATTAAACGTTTTAGAGCAAAATAATGCTAAAATAGGCGCTGCTGCAATATGTAATGGTGGCGGTGGAGCATCTGCTATGATAATAGAACGCGCATAA
- a CDS encoding C40 family peptidase, with amino-acid sequence MLYGICNLSIVPLRFEPTDKSELVSQVLYGDYFKILEKRKSWSRIRLGFDNYEGWIDNKQLVEISEEQYKQLHNEAPIIATDLVEFIEDENQQLFPIPLGATLNGLQLLKHKHDGTTENKKQPKSHFLNTAFLYLNAPYLWGGKTPFGIDCSGFTQMVYKLNGHKLLRDASQQATQGESLSFIEESEPGDLAFFDNNEGDIIHVGIIMEDNYIIHAHGKVRIDRLDHSGIYNHDKRMHTHKLRVIKKIV; translated from the coding sequence ATGCTTTACGGAATTTGTAATTTAAGTATCGTACCATTACGATTTGAACCTACTGACAAAAGTGAACTTGTGTCTCAGGTTTTATATGGTGATTACTTTAAAATACTTGAAAAGCGAAAATCATGGAGCAGAATTAGATTAGGTTTTGATAATTATGAAGGCTGGATAGACAATAAACAACTTGTTGAAATTTCGGAAGAACAATACAAGCAACTTCATAACGAAGCTCCAATAATTGCTACAGATTTAGTAGAGTTTATAGAAGATGAAAACCAACAGTTATTCCCAATTCCGCTTGGAGCTACGTTAAACGGTTTACAACTGCTTAAACACAAGCATGACGGAACTACTGAGAATAAAAAACAACCTAAAAGTCATTTTTTAAATACAGCATTTCTATACTTGAACGCTCCTTATCTTTGGGGAGGAAAAACACCTTTTGGCATAGATTGCTCTGGGTTTACGCAAATGGTTTATAAGCTTAATGGGCATAAATTACTTAGAGATGCCTCGCAACAGGCTACTCAAGGAGAATCGTTAAGTTTTATTGAAGAAAGTGAACCTGGAGATTTAGCCTTTTTTGATAATAATGAAGGAGACATTATTCATGTGGGGATAATCATGGAAGATAATTATATTATTCACGCTCATGGTAAAGTAAGAATTGACAGACTTGATCATTCAGGAATTTATAACCATGATAAACGTATGCATACCCATAAACTTCGAGTTATAAAAAAAATAGTTTAA
- a CDS encoding tetratricopeptide repeat protein → MKKQIVVALALAITSFSFSQKKELRKAEKAVDGNNYAEAKTLLKQVSGMLPSMDQDLKAKYHYLMAAAIYANGAASNTDIQSALSSLSNVEGDYEKESLELKNNMLQSFLTKGNKAYEGKDYREASKYFENAYRVSSQDTLYLYNSAIMAVTVQDYDRALDLYGELRDLGYVGIQNQYFAVNKETGEEEMFASKDMRDVSVKTGSHIKPTEKQTEPKNAEIVKNIALIYIEKGEKEKALDAMSDARASNPDDLNLLISEANLHLQLGNKKEFQALLKEATKRDPNNAELQFNLGVIAQESGDVESAKKYYQKAIDLDPSYNSAQINMAALLLGREQGIIEEMNGLGSSAADNKRYDELQEERIQLFKSAIPYLETVLNNDPDNVGAAQTLMNIYSAIGETDKYKAMKAKVESMGN, encoded by the coding sequence ATGAAAAAACAAATTGTAGTTGCTTTAGCACTTGCAATAACAAGTTTTTCTTTTTCTCAGAAGAAAGAGCTAAGAAAGGCAGAAAAAGCTGTAGATGGGAATAATTATGCGGAAGCTAAGACTTTGCTTAAACAAGTAAGCGGTATGTTACCATCTATGGATCAGGATTTGAAGGCAAAGTATCATTATCTTATGGCAGCTGCTATATACGCAAATGGAGCTGCAAGTAATACCGATATACAATCAGCACTTTCCAGCCTTTCTAATGTGGAAGGTGATTACGAAAAAGAGTCTTTAGAGCTTAAAAACAATATGCTACAGAGTTTTCTAACTAAAGGAAACAAAGCTTACGAAGGTAAAGATTATAGAGAGGCTTCTAAATATTTTGAAAATGCCTACAGGGTTTCTTCCCAAGACACATTATATCTTTATAATTCTGCAATTATGGCAGTAACAGTTCAAGATTATGACAGAGCTCTTGATTTATATGGAGAACTAAGAGATTTAGGTTATGTTGGTATTCAAAACCAATATTTTGCGGTTAATAAAGAAACAGGTGAAGAGGAAATGTTTGCTAGCAAAGATATGCGTGATGTATCTGTAAAAACAGGAAGCCACATAAAGCCAACAGAAAAACAAACAGAACCAAAAAATGCTGAAATTGTTAAAAATATAGCCTTAATCTATATTGAGAAAGGTGAAAAAGAAAAAGCTTTAGACGCTATGAGCGATGCAAGAGCATCAAATCCTGACGATTTAAACTTATTAATTTCAGAAGCAAATTTACATCTTCAATTAGGCAATAAAAAAGAGTTTCAAGCTTTATTAAAAGAAGCTACTAAGAGAGACCCTAATAATGCAGAGTTACAATTTAATTTAGGTGTTATTGCTCAAGAGTCTGGTGATGTAGAGTCTGCTAAAAAATATTACCAAAAAGCTATTGATTTAGATCCAAGTTATAATAGTGCTCAAATTAATATGGCTGCATTATTATTAGGAAGAGAGCAAGGTATTATTGAAGAAATGAACGGTCTTGGAAGTTCGGCTGCAGATAACAAGCGTTATGATGAATTGCAAGAAGAAAGAATTCAATTATTCAAAAGTGCTATTCCATATTTAGAAACAGTACTAAATAACGATCCAGATAATGTAGGAGCTGCACAAACATTAATGAATATTTACAGTGCTATAGGCGAAACAGATAAGTATAAAGCAATGAAAGCTAAAGTAGAATCTATGGGTAATTAA
- the gyrA gene encoding DNA gyrase subunit A, producing the protein MAEGEKLIPINIEDEMKSAYIDYSMSVIVSRALPDVRDGLKPVHRRVLFGMHELGVRSNSSYKKSARIVGEVLGKYHPHGDTSVYDTMVRMAQEWSLRYMLVDGQGNFGSIDGDSPAAMRYTEARMRKISEDMLADIDKETVDHRLNFDDTLEEPTVLPTRIPGLLVNGASGIAVGMATNMPPHNLTEVVDGTVAYIENNDIEIEELITHVKAPDFPTGGIIYGYDGVKEAFETGRGKIVMRGRANIEEVNGRECIIVNEIPYQVNKADMIKKTADLVNDKKLDGIATIRDESDRNGMRIVYVLKRDAIPNIVLNKLYKYTALQSSFSVNNIALVNGRPQLLNLKDLIHYFVEHRHEVVVRRTKYELRKAEERAHILEGLIIASDNIDEVIALIRASSNAEEAREKLIERFKLTEIQARAIVEMRLRQLTGLEQDKLRSEYDELLKTIEDLKDILDKKDRRMEIIKNELLEVKDKYGDERRSTIEYAGGDLSIEDMIPNEKVVITISHAGYIKRTPLSEYKTQNRGGVGQKASTTRNEDFLEDIFVGTNHQYMIFFTQKGKCFWMRVYEIPEGTKTSKGRAIQNLINIEQDDKVKAFICTQDLKDEEYINNHFVIMATKKGQVKKTSLEQYSRPRTNGINAITIKEGDELLEAKLTTGDSQVMLAVKSGKAIRFEESKTRPMGRNASGVRGITLANDKDEVVGMITVNNPQEETVLVVSENGYGKRTFIDDPETGEETYRITNRGGKGVKTISVTDKTGSLVAIKSVSDKDGLMIINKSGIAIRMDIADLRTMGRATQGVKLINLKNDDSIAAVAKVVYDEDSIEGEEMDDNLEDGTAIDSNQEENNNEN; encoded by the coding sequence ATGGCAGAAGGAGAAAAACTAATTCCTATTAACATTGAAGATGAAATGAAATCAGCCTACATTGATTATTCAATGTCGGTCATTGTGTCACGTGCTCTACCAGATGTGCGTGATGGATTAAAACCTGTTCATAGGAGAGTGCTTTTTGGTATGCACGAATTAGGTGTAAGATCTAACAGTTCTTATAAGAAATCAGCAAGAATTGTAGGTGAAGTATTAGGTAAATATCACCCTCATGGAGATACTTCGGTATACGATACTATGGTTCGTATGGCTCAAGAATGGAGTCTAAGATATATGCTTGTTGATGGGCAAGGTAACTTTGGTTCAATAGATGGCGATAGTCCCGCAGCAATGCGTTATACTGAAGCTAGAATGCGAAAAATATCGGAAGACATGCTTGCCGATATCGACAAAGAAACGGTTGATCATAGACTTAACTTTGATGATACTTTAGAAGAGCCTACTGTTTTACCAACCCGTATTCCAGGGTTATTAGTTAATGGAGCTTCTGGTATTGCTGTAGGTATGGCTACAAATATGCCACCACATAATTTAACCGAAGTGGTAGATGGAACAGTTGCTTATATTGAAAATAACGATATTGAAATTGAAGAACTTATTACTCATGTTAAAGCGCCAGATTTTCCAACAGGAGGAATTATTTATGGTTATGACGGTGTAAAAGAGGCTTTTGAAACAGGACGTGGAAAAATCGTTATGCGTGGTCGCGCCAATATAGAAGAAGTTAACGGACGAGAATGTATTATTGTTAACGAAATTCCATACCAAGTTAACAAGGCAGATATGATTAAAAAAACTGCCGACTTAGTAAACGATAAAAAACTAGATGGTATTGCTACTATTCGTGATGAATCCGATAGAAATGGTATGCGTATTGTTTATGTTTTAAAACGCGATGCAATACCAAACATTGTATTAAATAAACTATATAAGTATACCGCTTTACAGTCTTCTTTTAGCGTTAATAATATTGCTTTAGTAAATGGAAGACCGCAATTACTTAATCTTAAAGATTTAATTCATTATTTTGTTGAACACAGACACGAGGTTGTTGTGCGCCGTACAAAATATGAATTGCGTAAAGCTGAAGAGCGTGCTCATATTCTTGAAGGCTTAATTATAGCTTCGGATAATATAGATGAAGTTATTGCGCTAATAAGAGCGTCATCAAATGCAGAGGAGGCTAGAGAGAAGCTAATAGAACGTTTTAAATTAACCGAAATTCAGGCAAGAGCCATTGTAGAAATGCGCTTACGCCAGTTAACAGGTCTAGAACAAGATAAACTGCGTTCAGAATACGACGAACTTTTAAAAACTATAGAAGACCTTAAAGATATCCTAGATAAAAAGGATAGACGTATGGAAATCATTAAAAATGAGCTTTTAGAAGTTAAAGATAAATATGGTGATGAGCGTCGTTCTACAATAGAGTATGCGGGTGGTGATTTAAGTATTGAAGATATGATTCCTAACGAGAAAGTGGTAATCACAATTTCTCATGCAGGCTATATAAAAAGAACACCATTATCGGAATATAAAACACAAAATAGAGGAGGCGTTGGCCAAAAGGCATCAACTACCAGAAATGAAGATTTCCTTGAAGATATTTTTGTAGGAACAAATCATCAATATATGATTTTCTTTACGCAAAAAGGAAAATGTTTCTGGATGCGTGTGTACGAAATCCCAGAAGGTACCAAGACATCTAAAGGTAGAGCTATTCAAAACCTAATCAATATTGAGCAAGACGATAAGGTGAAAGCCTTTATTTGTACGCAAGATCTTAAAGATGAGGAGTATATAAATAATCATTTTGTGATTATGGCTACAAAAAAAGGCCAGGTTAAGAAAACATCTTTAGAGCAATATTCACGTCCAAGAACTAATGGTATTAACGCCATTACTATAAAAGAAGGTGATGAGTTATTAGAAGCCAAATTAACCACAGGCGATAGCCAAGTAATGTTAGCTGTAAAATCTGGAAAAGCTATTCGTTTTGAAGAAAGTAAAACTAGACCTATGGGGAGAAATGCTTCAGGAGTTAGAGGAATTACTTTAGCTAACGATAAAGACGAAGTGGTTGGCATGATTACTGTAAATAACCCGCAAGAAGAAACCGTTTTAGTCGTCTCTGAAAATGGTTACGGAAAACGTACCTTTATAGATGACCCTGAAACAGGTGAAGAAACTTACCGCATTACAAACCGTGGCGGGAAAGGAGTTAAAACCATCTCGGTAACAGATAAAACAGGAAGCTTAGTTGCTATTAAAAGTGTATCTGATAAAGATGGCTTAATGATTATTAACAAATCTGGTATTGCCATTAGAATGGATATAGCCGATTTACGTACCATGGGACGAGCTACTCAAGGAGTAAAATTAATTAACTTAAAAAATGATGACTCAATAGCAGCCGTGGCCAAAGTAGTCTATGATGAAGATTCTATTGAAGGGGAGGAAATGGATGACAATTTAGAAGATGGCACAGCTATTGATAGTAATCAAGAAGAAAACAATAACGAAAACTAA
- a CDS encoding ATP-dependent Clp protease ATP-binding subunit — translation MDDNFSPRVKDVIAFSKEEALRLGHDFIGTEHLMLGLLRDGSGKAINILNALEIDLNHLRRKVEILSPANPNVTVTSNEKKNLHLTRQAERALKTTFLEAKLFQSNSINTAHLLLCILRNENDPTTKLLNKLKVDYDNVKEQFKLMITNDDEYIEPRAETFGDEDASTNDDSKDNIFNSPSSKPNKKSKTPVLDNFGRDLTALAEEGKLDPVVGREKEIERVSQVLSRRKKNNPLLIGEPGVGKSAIAEGLANRIVKRKVSRILFGKRVVTLDLASLVAGTKYRGQFEERMKAVMNELEKNDDIILFIDEIHTIVGAGGATGSLDASNMFKPALARGEIQCIGATTLDEYRQYIEKDGALERRFQKVIVEPTSVDETIEILNNIKEKYEEHHNVDYTPEAIEACVKLTNRYMTDRFLPDKAIDALDEAGSRVHIKNIDVPKQVLDLEKQLEEVKETKTSVVKKQKYEEAAKLRDDEKRLEKELAIAQEKWEEETKLHREIVTEDNVADVVSMMTGIPVNRIAQTESNKLAKLPELIKGRVIGQDEAVSKVVKAIQRNRAGLKDPNKPIGSFIFLGQTGVGKTQLAKVLSKQLFDSEDSLIRIDMSEYMEKFAISRLVGAPPGYVGYEEGGQLTEKVRRKPYSVVLLDEIEKAHPDVFNMLLQVLDDGYLTDSLGRKIDFRNTIIIMTSNIGARKLKDFGTGVGFGTSAQKAQADANARSVIENALKKAFAPEFLNRIDDVVVFNALEKEDIIKIIDIELEKLFVRIKSLGYDLTLTKKAKDYIAEKGFDKQYGARPLKRAIQKYIEDRLAEEIINSNIQEGDKISMDLNEKTEDLKVTIKSKNKTES, via the coding sequence ATGGATGATAATTTTTCACCACGGGTAAAAGATGTTATTGCTTTTAGTAAAGAAGAAGCGTTAAGATTAGGCCATGATTTTATTGGCACAGAACACTTAATGCTTGGACTATTACGAGATGGTAGCGGCAAAGCCATTAATATATTGAATGCACTTGAAATTGATTTAAACCATTTAAGAAGAAAGGTTGAAATACTAAGTCCTGCCAACCCTAATGTTACTGTTACTTCTAACGAAAAGAAGAACTTGCATTTAACACGACAAGCAGAACGCGCTCTAAAAACAACATTTTTAGAAGCTAAGTTATTTCAAAGTAACTCAATTAATACCGCACATTTGTTGTTATGTATTTTAAGAAATGAAAACGACCCAACAACAAAACTACTTAATAAATTAAAGGTAGATTATGATAACGTTAAAGAACAGTTTAAACTTATGATTACAAACGACGACGAATATATAGAACCAAGAGCCGAAACTTTTGGTGATGAAGATGCATCTACCAACGATGACTCTAAAGACAATATATTTAACTCACCATCTTCAAAACCAAATAAAAAGTCTAAAACACCCGTTTTAGATAACTTTGGAAGAGATTTAACAGCTTTAGCAGAAGAAGGTAAACTAGATCCCGTTGTTGGACGTGAGAAAGAAATAGAACGCGTATCACAAGTATTAAGTAGAAGAAAGAAAAACAACCCGCTTTTAATAGGTGAACCAGGTGTTGGTAAAAGTGCCATTGCCGAAGGTTTAGCCAATAGAATTGTTAAACGTAAAGTATCCAGAATTCTATTTGGAAAACGTGTTGTTACTCTAGATTTAGCGAGTTTAGTTGCAGGAACCAAATATCGTGGTCAGTTTGAAGAACGCATGAAAGCCGTAATGAATGAACTAGAAAAGAATGACGACATTATTCTTTTTATAGATGAAATTCATACCATTGTTGGTGCCGGTGGCGCTACAGGTAGCTTAGATGCCTCCAATATGTTTAAACCCGCCTTAGCAAGAGGCGAAATTCAATGTATAGGAGCCACTACTCTAGATGAATACAGACAATACATTGAAAAAGACGGTGCTTTAGAACGTCGTTTTCAAAAAGTCATTGTGGAGCCAACTTCTGTGGACGAAACCATAGAAATACTCAATAATATTAAAGAAAAATACGAAGAACATCATAATGTTGATTATACACCAGAAGCTATTGAAGCTTGTGTAAAATTAACCAATAGATACATGACCGACCGTTTCTTACCAGACAAAGCTATCGATGCTTTAGATGAAGCTGGATCGCGTGTACATATTAAAAATATCGATGTTCCTAAGCAAGTACTTGATCTTGAAAAACAACTAGAAGAAGTTAAAGAAACAAAAACATCGGTTGTTAAAAAGCAAAAGTATGAAGAAGCGGCTAAGCTACGCGACGATGAAAAACGCTTAGAAAAAGAATTAGCTATTGCACAAGAAAAATGGGAAGAAGAAACCAAATTACATCGTGAAATTGTAACCGAAGACAATGTTGCAGACGTTGTTTCAATGATGACAGGTATTCCTGTAAACAGAATTGCCCAAACAGAAAGCAATAAACTTGCTAAACTTCCAGAGCTTATAAAAGGAAGAGTTATTGGTCAAGACGAAGCAGTTTCTAAAGTGGTTAAAGCCATACAGCGTAATCGCGCCGGACTTAAAGACCCTAATAAACCTATTGGATCCTTTATCTTTTTAGGGCAGACAGGTGTTGGTAAAACTCAGTTAGCCAAAGTACTTTCTAAACAATTATTTGACAGTGAAGATTCGCTTATTAGAATAGATATGAGTGAATATATGGAGAAATTCGCCATTTCTAGATTGGTTGGTGCACCTCCGGGATATGTGGGCTACGAAGAAGGTGGACAGCTTACCGAAAAAGTAAGACGCAAACCATACTCTGTTGTGCTTTTAGACGAAATTGAAAAAGCGCATCCAGATGTCTTTAATATGCTCTTACAAGTACTTGATGATGGTTATTTAACCGATAGTCTTGGTAGAAAAATAGATTTTAGAAATACCATTATCATTATGACGTCCAATATTGGAGCACGAAAACTTAAAGATTTTGGTACGGGAGTTGGTTTTGGTACATCAGCACAAAAAGCACAAGCCGATGCTAATGCTAGAAGCGTAATAGAAAACGCTCTTAAAAAAGCATTTGCTCCAGAATTTTTAAATAGAATTGATGATGTTGTTGTGTTTAATGCTCTTGAAAAAGAAGACATTATCAAAATTATAGATATTGAACTCGAAAAACTATTTGTTAGAATTAAAAGCTTAGGCTATGATTTAACTTTAACAAAAAAAGCAAAAGACTATATTGCAGAAAAAGGGTTTGATAAACAATACGGAGCAAGACCTTTAAAAAGAGCTATTCAAAAGTACATTGAAGATCGTTTAGCCGAAGAAATCATCAACTCCAACATTCAAGAAGGTGATAAAATTAGCATGGATTTAAATGAAAAAACCGAAGATTTAAAGGTAACTATTAAAAGTAAAAACAAAACAGAAAGTTAA